Proteins encoded together in one Acholeplasma hippikon window:
- a CDS encoding DUF2200 family protein, translated as MNEANHRLMKMKYKDVFPMLLQKAIKKNRTAEEVYEITSWLTGYTKSELISFLETDLLYYDFFMKSSKLNPNRHLITGKVCGVSLEEIMDPYVKEFRYLDKLIDELAKGKPLEKIKRT; from the coding sequence ATGAATGAAGCTAATCATAGATTAATGAAAATGAAATATAAAGATGTTTTTCCTATGTTACTTCAAAAAGCAATAAAGAAAAATAGAACTGCTGAAGAAGTATATGAAATAACGTCCTGGCTAACAGGCTATACAAAATCTGAGCTAATTTCGTTTCTAGAAACAGATTTACTTTATTACGATTTTTTTATGAAAAGTTCTAAATTAAATCCTAATCGTCATCTCATTACGGGCAAAGTCTGTGGTGTTAGCTTGGAAGAGATTATGGATCCTTATGTGAAAGAATTTAGATATTTAGATAAGTTAATTGATGAGCTTGCTAAGGGCAAGCCTTTAGAAAAAATTAAAAGGACGTAA
- a CDS encoding epoxyqueuosine reductase has translation MVFERLSEAFDFVGTIDVDRYLKKKFDHNLVGFESVFVVGLAYPNKYLRHEKDRLTASMYTYGYDYHDVLKELMHESLKDIDDEFKFLVDNHTIDERKCLEMTGLAFRGKNNLMINKDFGSFFFIGLVLTKKKYPEVIIENTLSCGECTICIKSCPVKALTNGFDWDKCMSGYNQEKRSLTDEEIDKNQYLLGCDICQRVCPFNKGVNSERIEAFREKPTSYVIINDLFDLSNKAFLEKYGKHAYTWRGKTILLRNALTILLRQKNTKYNDKIKETINDDRYPTWYKDDAKKILSKLESLEIK, from the coding sequence ATGGTATTTGAAAGGTTAAGTGAAGCTTTCGACTTTGTGGGTACAATTGATGTTGATCGTTACTTAAAAAAGAAGTTTGATCATAATTTAGTTGGGTTTGAATCCGTTTTTGTTGTTGGACTTGCATATCCTAATAAATACTTAAGACACGAAAAAGATCGTTTAACTGCATCAATGTATACATATGGTTATGATTATCATGATGTATTAAAAGAGTTAATGCATGAATCATTAAAGGATATAGACGATGAGTTTAAGTTTTTAGTAGATAATCATACCATTGATGAGCGTAAATGTTTAGAAATGACTGGATTAGCATTTCGTGGAAAAAATAACTTGATGATTAATAAAGACTTTGGAAGTTTCTTCTTTATTGGATTGGTACTAACTAAAAAGAAATACCCTGAAGTGATTATTGAAAATACATTGTCATGTGGTGAATGTACAATTTGTATTAAATCTTGTCCAGTTAAAGCTTTAACAAATGGTTTTGATTGGGATAAATGTATGAGTGGTTATAACCAAGAAAAAAGAAGTTTAACAGATGAAGAAATTGACAAAAATCAATACTTATTAGGTTGTGATATATGTCAAAGAGTTTGTCCTTTTAATAAAGGGGTTAACTCAGAACGCATTGAGGCCTTTAGAGAAAAACCAACTTCATATGTTATCATTAATGATTTGTTTGACTTATCTAATAAAGCATTTTTAGAAAAATATGGGAAGCATGCATATACTTGGCGTGGAAAAACCATTCTGCTTAGAAATGCACTTACCATTCTATTAAGACAAAAAAATACGAAATACAATGATAAAATTAAAGAAACCATCAATGATGATAGATATCCAACTTGGTATAAAGATGATGCGAAAAAAATATTATCTAAATTAGAAAGTTTGGAGATAAAATAA